TATATGCCATGTTACCGCACTTACACAAGGTTTTTGGTTTTCTATGCACCATGGAAAAACATTTCAGCTCTCCTAATCTAGTAAGAGTATTTCAATCAACATAAACAAATTAGGGGTACTCCTTGGACTTAGATCTTGAGTTCTAATCTCCCATTTTCCCTTCCCGTCTCTTAAATCGCATCTCTTtcctgcaaaagaaaaaataaaaaaatttaagggTACTGAGACGTTTTCATTTGGAAATAACAAGAAAATTCACGGGAATCCATTGATTGGTATCACCACCTTTTGATGTTATATTAGGTTTAGGAAATGGCAAGCAAATGTTTAAGAAGAAAGTTTGTCGAGTAAGCTCTGAGATTGTATAGAAAATCCAACTGAGTTTATTGAAAAAGAGATACCTAAAAATTGAagattcttcaatttcttgaatGCTTTGTCTGACTACATGTCTCTCTCAGTTGCCTTCTTTCCTCTTGATCTGTAGTTTATACTGAATTATTGGCTCTagatatagcagaaaaatctcTTGAGGTGCTTTAAGTAGAAGTCCCTGAGATTCTTATTTTGACTAGTAAGGAGGAAGGAATTGTAAATAGAAAATCTTACGTtcaatacctcccacttaaaaaaaaaaaaaaaaatttgttgaaatATATATAGTACATTTTCAACATTTTGCGAATTTGATTTGATTTATTTCATTATAGACCCGTGATATGCTAATTGAAATCAAACTACAGGAGAAAAGAAACTTGAATTTCCTAAGATTTTCAGTTTCCGGTTGAAGACTACCCAAGAATTTACATGCTAATTGTTTAGCATTGATGCCCTTAGTGCACAATGAAACCTTTCATCTCTGATTTTGAAGGCGTTAAATTATGAGCCACACAAATAATTTATCACGGTTTCTTGTTTACTTAACATTTACGAAGCATACCTTCTTCCTGTCCCATTCTCCACTGATTTTCATTCTGCTAAAGAGTTTCTGGAAGGGCTTCAACGAGAAAATGTTTCTAAAGATTTTTAAGTAGAAAACGCATAATTTTGATCACCAACAAAGGTCCAATCGTGTCAAGTGAGAATGATGCTGTATAATTCCAGATTTGctaccaaacaaaaaaaaaaaaaaaggatcccATCTAATTCAGCTCCTGTGAATCTGTATTTTCCGTACTAACTTTGATTGCATTACTTGCTAATAATGTAAACAACAAGATCGAAACATGATCCATTCTTCGCCTATGCCTCCATCTCATACGctatccaattgcattaaaattTGGCCAGAGCCAAAAAGCAAGTGTTAAAGCTATAACAAGCATGAAAGAAAACAGTATTTAAGACATTCCTTCTCGTAGATTTCAGCCGTCCAACCTGTCTGAATTGCtccaaaaaaaaaccctaaacaaaGAAGTGTATATAGAAAGACAAGAAAGTGCCCCATTGGGCAACTCAGGAAGACTAGAATACAACATACACAGGAAGATTGGGAGACGAATATGTTGTCAACCTTACACATTGCAGCATACTGACGAATACACCTTGGCCTAGAAATTTTGGGAGGCGTGTTCTTGATCTTTCCTGGCCACTCCTTCACAAAAATATGAAAGTCTCACCTTTCATTTGCCGCAATGTTCAATTTCTGGCACACTTCAGATTACCAATTTTAACAAAACTAAGTCTGGTTCCCAGTAAAAGAAGCGTAGTTTCCTAATGACAGGGTCCGCACGTGTCCAACTCCAACCAGGCACtaggaaacaaaaataagtagaAAATGGAAGGTCAATGCAAGGCCATGAAGATCCTCGCTGAAATGTCACTTAGAGCAACAAACTAACCAGGAAATGACTTGAGAGCTGAAGACTTAACAAAGACTGTACATGCAAACAAAAAATATAGACTTAAGAGAGACCATAGAAACAGTTGGAGGACTAACATCAACAGACAGAGAAAAAAGGACCTCATTTACAACTTAGAGAGACCAGAATAAGAGGAATGCTTTAGATTGGAAAAGGGCAAGACAGAGACATTCTCAAGCAGATCCTAAGTGGACGCAGAGTTTAATGGTTGAAACATCATTTCTGCTTTTGTCGATGCACGTGAGAAGCGCATCAATTCCTTTGCTATTCTCAGTCTTTCATTCAGACGAAGCTTTTCATCCTCttcaatatatattttttcgaGTGAAGGGGAACAGGCTAGTAAGAGCTTTATAAAGAGCACTTCAGGTTTCGAACCCTTGAAATATCTTATTTTCACAGTTTGAAGCCCATCAATTGTTTGGTTCATGCGACTTGGCTCTTCCAAATAATTCAGAACTGTAACATCATTATCTGCAACTGATTCAATCTACAAGAAAAGCAATGCAATATCAGTTTACTATGCAGCTCGTTTgtaaatcatccaaattgatTCACCGCCATTACCCAAATCTCGAACTTTTGTAAGCAGAGGGAACTCTGCAGTAAGCAAAGAATGCAAGCAGTCTGGTCCAAATCAAAGCTAATACGAAACAACATAAGTTGTCTCAAGCAGTCCATTGTGGTTGGAAGCCTCTCAGGAATAATGCCTGCAGCCAGATGCTGTGATGCAAACCACAAAACACAAAGGCATCACTTGAAGGTCCTTAGCTAGCTTAATTAGCCAAGCAAAGGAATTATATTACAGCTCACCTTGAGAAATCTTCCATCCAAATACGCATTCGTCAGTGTATTCCAGCAGCCAAAAAGCTCTTGTAAGCTGATTCTCTCACCCTGTCTATGTTGTTGAATTCCATTTGGAAGTGCAAGATACACATAAGCTAGTTTCTTGCAGATCATGTAATTGTCCAATGCAAGATAATCATTTTCATAAAGAGTCAACTTTTGAAGCTGTGGAGCAGACACATTTAAATGATGGACACCAGAGCAATTCCTTAAGATCAAAATGACAAGTTGGGGGACATTTAGGACTGATGATCCAAAGGTGACCTCTACCAAAATGAGGCGATTAAGCTTACCAAAGCCTTCAAAAGTAGTTGGTGGTCTGAAAATACACCTAGATGTTTTTAAATAGGTAAGCtcagaaaaagagaaaatgtaAGCAGGTAATTTGTAAGGACTGGAACTTGAGTTATCAAGAGTGAGTTCCCTGACACCCTTCCTTGATAGGAATAGCATCCACTGATCAACATCACTCAATCTCATTGGATGCAGCTCTGGAAGGTCAAGAACAAATTTCAGGATAGGTCCAAAGTGTTGTAAGAGTATTCTATTGACTATATGTACATAGTCATTGTTGAATTCGGAGGGCAATCTGTTTCGTgcaattgaatttgaaaattgttGATTAAACCGCAGATGCGGGTACTCAGCCAAAACATCTCTCCACTTGCTTGATAGAAGACTTGCTCTTGCAGCATCTCGGATGGGCACGCGATCTAGGATAAGATCGATAACATTTCTTGGGAGGCTTGAAATTCTATCTTCCATATCACCTTCAGTTGCAGTTGTTTCACTACTTTTGCCCATCATGGTTCTTATTATGGAGCCAAACAAAAAGAATACCATCATATTGATAAAATGGGAAGCTAAGAACTTTCTCTTTTTAACtcaccatttatttatttactgcTTCCCAATTTAAatgtttctttcctttcttgctaATTGTTGCAGAACAAGTGATGAATATTGTAATGAAAATGTCAACAGAACAACTATAAAAGTTCAGGATAGTGAAGTAAGAATTAACGCTTCTAAATAAAAATGCTTCAATTAGGTTTAAATCTAAGGTATTGGCTTGTCAATTTAATCAAATTCAACCTTTCAAGCCACAGTTCAACACTTCTAGGCTCAGATACAGCATTGTCGTTACCAGTAATTGGACTTAAACTACAGAAGGCCATTCAATATTACTTTTTTGCCTTGAGAGTCCAAATGCGAATATCTTTACTACTTATGTCAACAGCAGAGTGGAGAACCTCAGACATCTGAAAGTAATCTTACATAGGGTCAAGAGATCAGGTCTCATTTTCGCCATTACCACATTTTCTATAATAGCATATGTGCGACCTTTACATGAATAATGGTAGCCACGTAAAAGGGACTCTATGCTCTTGAACATCGGAGCTAAAAGCTGACACAGGTGCAGTGGTTCCCTAATCCCTCTTCCCATTTCCAACcagaaaagtgaaaaaaagaagaaaatattaTGCAAAAGCAAGGAAAACAAGAACATTAAGGTTATACCACCTAAGGATATCTTAAATTATAGCGGCTAAATTAACAACAAATTCAAAGAGCGAAACTTCAGGGATATTTATACTTACCAGTTAACATCAAGGCCAAAAATTTATAAGAAAAGAGGATTTCTTTCACTGATCATGCGGATTCACAGTAAATAATTAATCACTaccaaagataaagaattttacTAACAAAGTTTTACAGGCAGCCAACATCAACATAAAAAGTGGTGCTGCATAATCCAGAACGAAGATTACCTGGGAATTCAGCTGCAGACTTAAATATATGAAAATCGCAGTCCCAGATAACAAATGTAATCTCTATTTGGGAGAATTTGGATTCTTTAGGAAATGGGGTTTGTTTATTTACTGTTCCTCAGCCGAGATCAGTGCGGCATCTCCGAGTCAATGCTAGTCAAGCAAGTGTACCCAAGAAAGCAAGATTTTTAGGCTGGCCACATTTACTGGAAAAGAGAGGCTAAAAGAAAATTATACTATtcaattattttcctttttcttttcttttggttgaaatatTTGGAAGAGTTGTCAGTAAGATTCATCAATCAAAATTACAAGGATGTTTTACTTGGAACAAATATTTATTAGGGAATTTGGATGCATGagaattaattttaatttgtcaGCAGTGGTATACACGATTAGTATAGTAAacactaataaaaaaaattataagcAATGATTACATTTTATTTTGGTACTTATCTTTGTGAATTATAATTCAATTGAACTGTAATTTTGTTGGAGTTGGGCTTTAAGCTCCTTATTAATGTCATCTATCATGTTTCCTAACATCAATTGACTCGAGTGACGGCGAATTGGCTAATAAAAGCTTAACAGTAAGCAGCTCTGGCTTTAAACCTCGGAAACTTCTCATCCTCAAAAATTTGCAGGCTATTCGTTCCTTGTCTGATGAGACTTGATGAGTTTGTATGACCTTACTGAGCTGTAAATGAGAGAAATTCTGTGATGAAATCAGTTCCTTTATAAGTTGTTCCATAAAAGATGAGTGTTCCCATCCAGTAACCATCCTTAATCACCCAAATCTCCAAAGAATGCACAAAATCTACACTGTTGAATTGCATTTGACAGTGCAACATATGTATATGCTAAATCTTTGCAGATGATATAATAGTCCAATCGGAGATCATCATTGTCAAAAAGAGCCAAGTGTTGAAGCAATGGAGCAAATACATGTAACAAACGGATCCCGGTGCAATTCTTCATGCTGAATATGAGGAGTTGAGGCATCCTGAGGAATGATGGTTCAAAGGTGATTTTGCTGAGAAAGAGGTGAGTGAGCTTACTGAAGCTTCCAATGGCAGTTGGTGTTCTGAGAACACATTTGGTCATGCGTAGATACTCGAGTTcatgaaaagagaaaatgcaaGAAGGTATTCGGCAATGACCGCGACTCGAGTCATTGAGAGTGAGTTCTCTGACGCCCTTCCTTGATAGGAATAGAATCCACTGATCAACATGGGTGGTTCTCGCTGACTGCAGTTCTGGCAGGTCAAGAACAATTTTCCGGATAGGTCCAAAGTGTTGTAAGAGGATTATATTCACTGTGTGTGGGTAGTCGTCGGTGAATTCCACAGGCAGTCTGTTTTGCCTGATCGCACTGGAAAAATGTTCATCAAGCACAAGCTGCGGATATTCAGCCAAAACATATCTCCACTTTCTTGATAAAATACTTGCTCTCGCTGCATCTTGGACGGGCAAGAAATCTAGGATATTATCTAGAACATTTTTTGGGAGGCTTGAGATTCTGTCTTCCAAATTTCCTTCCTTGGCTCTTTTGCTAAGCCTTGTATTCATGATTCTGATAattgccataaaaaaaaaaaaaaagtaacccTGACAGATGAGAGGGTAGGTTAGTAATGGAATTCTATTACTAACTCACAATTGCTGCGTCAACTTTAGTCCTTCTAATTTTAATACGTTCTTTTAATCTCTTGCTAATGATTGTGTCAGTCCAAGGCAAAGAGTATGGTTATGAAAGACAGAAATTAATAAGAACAACTTCGAATTATGGAGCAACTTCTTCTTGAATAAGTTAGTTCAATCGGGTCTACATGCCTAATTCCTGTTTTAGCTTACCATATGAAGTTTTAAGGTTTTCGCAGTTTGGCTAAGTTTGAACTATGAACTTCATGAATCAAGTTCAAAAttgcaaggaaaaagaaaaagaaaaagaaaattaaatttaaaaaaccAACATAAGATAGACAAAATTATGGAAGCATGGAAGACGATCACCATTAACTGGTGGAATGATAAATAGATAAAATCTCAGAAATTAGagattttgaatttaaattccTTTTCTCGTTCTCCGCTTCTTAAATTCCACTCCACCTCTTAAAAGTTTGAATCCGAAACCTTTTACTTAGCTCCTTTCTTCCAAACCATCCACCCTaacctttctttgtttttttttttttcctgcttGAAGATATTTTCCCAATCAAATTCTATGCGCTTGTGGAGGGTTATgtgttattttttttgttactttttGAAGTATCTTTTTATCCTTATGATAATGCCTAAACGAGTCCAGtcatattgaaaaaaaaaaaactcctttttTGTATTATTAGACCTGCTCATCCacacattttttattttcataaagTTATTTAGCAaattaattttatgaaaaatagtttttacaAATAActgtaatttcttttatttgcaAACAACTAAAATATTCTTTAAACACTACTTACATTAGTGGACTGAATTCATGCCACTCGTACAAGAAAATCTTCTAAAATCTTATAATAGTTGTATGCTATAAGCATAAATTAATTCTAAGTAAAATACATGTTAACCCCTTGTGATTTATCACTTTTTCATATAATCCTCTTATATTTTAAATGTCATGAATAATCTCCTcataatttgaattaaagtgtcaaaacgACAGAAATCATCATCTATAACGGAAACAATTGAAATGTTAGGATTACTCTcattttgaaacaaaaatgaCTGAAGTTTCAAGATATATAAATATAGCACACATTACACTTTAACTCTTTGTAGTTTAACATTTTTTGACATAATCATTTTATGGTTTTCAAAATCTAAACACAACTCCCCTATGATTaacaaataattttcatcttaATATATCGGTATTCTTGACATTTTAGACAATTTCATTACTGAAACCAAGTTCCATCACTTTAACACTTTAGTCAAAATCATGAGGAGATAAAGTGTAATTTAAGTATTAATATTTTGTATTCACTGTGAATAAAGTTGCATCCTCACGAGCTTCAAAAGGATACGATTCACAACAtttagtagaaaaaaaaaaatgttatagtGCAATTGCCCGCTTTAGTTGAAATGAAGTGCCTTATCTCTTCCTGACTCCCAGTTTTTGAGCCTTTGTTGCTTAAAGATCTTTcacttttttgcttttcttttctctgtAGTGTGGAAACAAAATTAGCCTGATCAGTGATTCCATATGAATGGAAAATTGAAATTAATCAGCACGACTGATGCATTACACTTCGAAGTCCAACTTTTTGACCTATAAATTTGCAGTTAGGGTCTAAACCTTCAATTAATATTTCTGTCTTTGGATTTCCATTGTAAAGTTTATGCCAAATGTTCATGAATCTGAGAGAAGGAATTCAAGAGTTTTGTGGCAGCAGGTGGCTATGAAAATCAATGATCTTTCTGCAAATTGAAGCGGAGTATGCAGGGCTCTTCAGTAGCTACAATACCAAAATAAGGGGGAGAATGCAAATTCTCTTGTCACGACAAGAAGAAGCTACTCAAAATTGCACAATGGCGGTGAGGGGGAAGGGAGCAAGAACCCACAGTCAATCAAGCTCATTCCCCAAAATTTATGAGTAGGAAAATGATATTTGCTTTAGGTGATGACTGTGAAAGCTGCATCTTAAAACTGCAAAGAGCCAACAGcacgaaaaaaagaaaagaaaaggaaagaaaagaattggTGCATCTGCAAACTACAACAATCATGTGAATGTAATCTTCAGCTAATCAATGATGAGGGCATTAGACGAATGTAATCCTTCGACGCAACAAGGCCTATATTATCTGAATGTCATCATAAGCTAATCTTATTAATCTTAACTAATAGCATATTGTTATCTCTTGatgacaaaattttcaaaagtttccgGAGCAAAAGTTTAGTAACATACAATTAAAAGCATTCTGAAACAGAATACTAAGCAGGCCTGACTGTCCCTTAGCAACAATACCAATATAAGGGGCACATACAAGTAGCCTTGTCAAGGCAAGACCAAATTAAACACTAGTATAAAATCTACGATAGATTTCAAAAAGCTCTGGTTGGAAAATGATTTTTGCTTTAGTTGAAGCTCGTGAGAACTGCATCAGTTCTTTGGATATCCCCAGCCTTACAACAGGGTCAATATTTTTGTCCTCTTCAAGAAACATTCTTTCGATTGATGGGGAATTTGCAAGTAAAAGCTTAACAAAAAGCAGTTCATTTCTTGAACCCTGGAAATTGATCATCATCACAGTTTGAAGGCCCTCTAAACTTTGATTCATGAGACCTGGCTTTTCCAAGTAATCAGCAACTTTGATATCAGTGTGTACAATCTTCTTGGCCTGCAAGTTTAAGATTAAAAACAGTCCCTCTCCATCAACTTTCTATGATTAGAATGATAACTCTAGATATGATTATAAATATTCTTAATTCTTTACCAGAATCGCCAATTTACGCAAGTTGACGGCACTCCGGAGTAAGCAAAGTGTGCAAACAATCTCGTCGAAATTGTAGCCAAAATGAAACATTACAAGAATTGTCAAGCATTTCAATGTTGCTGTTGGAAGCTTCTCAGGAATGGTACTACCTGCAACCATATACTTTGAAGTATACCACAAGACATAACATCATCATATAATTCATCAACCTTAATTATCAAGGAATATATTTTAAGAAACAAACTGAAGTACCACCCCATAAATGATTCTCTAGTCACCTTAAGATAATCTCCATTCAGCCCAAGGTACTCGAGTGAAGGCCAGGGGCTGAGAAGCTTGGTCAATGAGATCCTCTCATTCTGTCTATGATGTTCAACAACTCCATTTAACAACCAAATACGTGCAAGGATTAACTCAGAGCAGTTAATATAGTGGCTCAATTCAAGATCATCATTGTCGCAAAAACTCAATCTTTTTAGTCTTAAGCAAGATATATTAAACCATCGAACACCCCAACACCTATTTATGCACAAAATGGCAAGTTTAGGCAGGGTGATTTGGACGGGCGACTCAAAGGTTATTTGAAATAGTCTGAGGTCTCTGAGCGTCCTGAAGCCTTCCAAGGCTGTGGGTACTGTTTTGCAGATACACTTTGAGATGTGTACTTTGATAAGCTTCGGACAAGAGAAAATACAAGAAGGGACACAGTAAGGAATTCGATCCGAATTATTAAGAATCAGTTCTTCGGGACCCTGCCTTGATAAGAAGAGCAGCCATTGATCAATAACGGAATACTCATCCAAAGGTAAATCTGGGACTTGAAGATCAAATTTGAGGATGGGCCCAATGTGTTGAAAGAGTATTTTGCTCACTGTCTTTACATAGTATTGTTGGAACTCGATCGCTGATCTATTGCCCCTAACATCTTCTGCAAATTGCTTGTT
This portion of the Coffea eugenioides isolate CCC68of chromosome 11, Ceug_1.0, whole genome shotgun sequence genome encodes:
- the LOC113751162 gene encoding F-box/FBD/LRR-repeat protein At1g13570-like isoform X2 — encoded protein: MMGKSSETTATEGDMEDRISSLPRNVIDLILDRVPIRDAARASLLSSKWRDVLAEYPHLRFNQQFSNSIARNRLPSEFNNDYVHIVNRILLQHFGPILKFVLDLPELHPMRLSDVDQWMLFLSRKGVRELTLDNSSSSPYKLPAYIFSFSELTYLKTSRCIFRPPTTFEGFGKLNRLILVEVTFGSSVLNVPQLVILILRNCSGVHHLNVSAPQLQKLTLYENDYLALDNYMICKKLAYVYLALPNGIQQHRQGERISLQELFGCWNTLTNAYLDGRFLKHLAAGIIPERLPTTMDCLRQLMLFRISFDLDQTACILCLLQSSLCLQKFEIWIESVADNDVTVLNYLEEPSRMNQTIDGLQTVKIRYFKGSKPEVLFIKLLLACSPSLEKIYIEEDEKLRLNERLRIAKELMRFSRASTKAEMMFQPLNSAST
- the LOC113751162 gene encoding F-box/FBD/LRR-repeat protein At1g13570-like isoform X1; the encoded protein is MMVFFLFGSIIRTMMGKSSETTATEGDMEDRISSLPRNVIDLILDRVPIRDAARASLLSSKWRDVLAEYPHLRFNQQFSNSIARNRLPSEFNNDYVHIVNRILLQHFGPILKFVLDLPELHPMRLSDVDQWMLFLSRKGVRELTLDNSSSSPYKLPAYIFSFSELTYLKTSRCIFRPPTTFEGFGKLNRLILVEVTFGSSVLNVPQLVILILRNCSGVHHLNVSAPQLQKLTLYENDYLALDNYMICKKLAYVYLALPNGIQQHRQGERISLQELFGCWNTLTNAYLDGRFLKHLAAGIIPERLPTTMDCLRQLMLFRISFDLDQTACILCLLQSSLCLQKFEIWIESVADNDVTVLNYLEEPSRMNQTIDGLQTVKIRYFKGSKPEVLFIKLLLACSPSLEKIYIEEDEKLRLNERLRIAKELMRFSRASTKAEMMFQPLNSAST
- the LOC113752609 gene encoding F-box/FBD/LRR-repeat protein At1g13570-like, whose product is MNTRLSKRAKEGNLEDRISSLPKNVLDNILDFLPVQDAARASILSRKWRYVLAEYPQLVLDEHFSSAIRQNRLPVEFTDDYPHTVNIILLQHFGPIRKIVLDLPELQSARTTHVDQWILFLSRKGVRELTLNDSSRGHCRIPSCIFSFHELEYLRMTKCVLRTPTAIGSFSKLTHLFLSKITFEPSFLRMPQLLIFSMKNCTGIRLLHVFAPLLQHLALFDNDDLRLDYYIICKDLAYTYVALSNAIQQCRFCAFFGDLGD
- the LOC113753716 gene encoding F-box/FBD/LRR-repeat protein At1g13570-like, encoding MGSEKRTRIDMEGCSLDRISSLPDNVIDHILVYLPTRDAARTSILSSKWRYIWAGHPNIVLNKQFAEDVRGNRSAIEFQQYYVKTVSKILFQHIGPILKFDLQVPDLPLDEYSVIDQWLLFLSRQGPEELILNNSDRIPYCVPSCIFSCPKLIKVHISKCICKTVPTALEGFRTLRDLRLFQITFESPVQITLPKLAILCINRCWGVRWFNISCLRLKRLSFCDNDDLELSHYINCSELILARIWLLNGVVEHHRQNERISLTKLLSPWPSLEYLGLNGDYLKYMVAGSTIPEKLPTATLKCLTILVMFHFGYNFDEIVCTLCLLRSAVNLRKLAILAKKIVHTDIKVADYLEKPGLMNQSLEGLQTVMMINFQGSRNELLFVKLLLANSPSIERMFLEEDKNIDPVVRLGISKELMQFSRASTKAKIIFQPELFEIYRRFYTSV